One window of uncultured Methanoregula sp. genomic DNA carries:
- a CDS encoding DUF116 domain-containing protein yields the protein MDFDLATWNHLMYLIGEVTVLLILGAVAVAFVLVVISLYSIRKGRLYFPRVIKAGLVFLEGLMKAMFRLLGIEDREMFAFFIKLHNSMNTAAFERIPVAERAVFMPQCLRSSYCPAHLTPEGLKCCNCGKCSVGEARIMLERLGYRIFIVPGSSFIKRMVKKYRPKAIIGVGCLAEVKEGIDMADKMGLVVMGVVTLKEGCVETIVNWPDVYEVATLGIDPASIPEDLHILAN from the coding sequence ATGGACTTTGACCTAGCTACCTGGAACCACCTGATGTATCTCATCGGTGAAGTGACGGTTCTCCTGATACTCGGAGCTGTCGCCGTCGCGTTCGTGCTGGTCGTCATCTCGCTCTACTCCATCCGGAAAGGCAGGCTGTACTTCCCGAGAGTCATCAAAGCCGGCCTCGTCTTTCTCGAAGGCCTGATGAAAGCCATGTTCCGGCTTCTGGGTATCGAGGACCGGGAGATGTTTGCTTTCTTCATCAAGCTGCACAACTCCATGAACACGGCAGCATTCGAGCGGATCCCGGTTGCCGAACGGGCTGTCTTCATGCCCCAGTGCCTGCGTTCCTCGTACTGCCCGGCTCACCTGACCCCGGAAGGTCTCAAGTGCTGCAACTGCGGCAAGTGCAGCGTAGGTGAGGCCCGCATCATGCTGGAGCGGCTCGGGTACAGGATTTTCATTGTGCCCGGGTCCTCGTTCATAAAAAGGATGGTCAAGAAGTACCGCCCGAAAGCCATCATCGGCGTAGGATGCCTTGCAGAAGTCAAAGAAGGTATCGACATGGCCGACAAGATGGGCCTCGTGGTTATGGGCGTGGTCACCTTAAAAGAAGGATGTGTCGAGACAATCGTGAACTGGCCCGATGTCTACGAAGTAGCGACCCTGGGAATTGATCCGGCCTCAATTCCCGAGGACCTTCATATTCTTGCCAACTAG
- a CDS encoding polymer-forming cytoskeletal protein, producing the protein MPTVIQKGNTYYAQKGSYFEGNVKIEGDFIVPPHTHFWGRLMVTGNLELGPRSSVALDINCFSAVIGSQCRVKGPIVAHGDVTILDNATVHSVQAGGKVILRTGVSVGDVTSQETIIVHGRIKSGNLVGKNMKVLGN; encoded by the coding sequence ATGCCAACGGTAATTCAGAAAGGGAATACGTATTATGCCCAGAAGGGCTCGTATTTCGAAGGAAATGTAAAAATTGAGGGAGACTTCATAGTTCCCCCTCACACGCATTTCTGGGGCCGGCTTATGGTTACCGGCAACCTCGAACTGGGTCCCCGCTCAAGCGTTGCTCTCGACATCAACTGTTTCAGTGCGGTTATCGGGAGCCAGTGCCGGGTCAAGGGGCCGATCGTGGCCCACGGCGATGTTACGATTCTCGATAATGCCACGGTCCACTCGGTCCAGGCGGGTGGCAAAGTGATCCTGCGCACCGGTGTCAGTGTCGGGGATGTGACCAGCCAGGAGACCATCATCGTCCACGGCAGGATAAAGAGCGGGAACCTAGTTGGCAAGAATATGAAGGTCCTCGGGAATTGA
- a CDS encoding geranylgeranylglycerol-phosphate geranylgeranyltransferase has protein sequence MSLQGYFTITRPANAFAAGLAALVAYLIATATITPASLLLLVIVALITAAGNVINDYCDAEIDAVNRSDRPIPSGQVTRSAALWYSGILFLAGIVVSFATTPLCMGIVIFNSFLLVLYAVRLKTTPLFGNVAVAYLAGSMFLFGGAFAGVTGFVHMIPLALMTFLAMMVRELLKDAEDVEGDAACGASTLPICIGIQKTSRIAFAFMVLAVITSFLPSAWWGVWYIAGILLVDAVLIGSAALALSCENAACVRNSGASSLLKYGMFASLIVFALSAVFLG, from the coding sequence ATGAGCCTGCAGGGATACTTCACGATCACACGCCCGGCGAATGCCTTTGCGGCAGGTCTTGCAGCACTTGTTGCGTACCTGATCGCAACAGCAACGATCACCCCGGCATCCCTGCTCCTGCTGGTCATTGTTGCACTCATTACCGCCGCGGGGAACGTTATCAACGATTATTGTGATGCGGAGATCGATGCAGTTAACCGGAGCGACCGGCCGATTCCCTCGGGGCAGGTTACGCGTTCTGCCGCACTCTGGTACTCCGGTATCCTGTTTCTTGCCGGTATTGTGGTCAGTTTCGCCACCACGCCCCTGTGCATGGGTATCGTGATCTTCAACTCATTCCTGCTCGTCCTCTACGCGGTACGGCTCAAGACCACCCCGCTTTTCGGGAATGTTGCCGTTGCCTACCTTGCGGGCAGCATGTTCCTTTTCGGGGGGGCATTCGCAGGTGTTACCGGGTTCGTCCACATGATCCCGCTCGCCCTCATGACCTTCCTTGCCATGATGGTCCGCGAACTCTTAAAAGATGCCGAGGATGTGGAAGGCGATGCTGCCTGCGGGGCGTCGACGCTCCCCATATGCATCGGGATACAGAAAACCTCCCGTATCGCTTTTGCCTTCATGGTTCTTGCCGTGATCACGAGTTTCCTCCCCTCTGCCTGGTGGGGGGTCTGGTACATTGCCGGCATCCTCCTCGTGGATGCGGTTCTCATCGGTTCTGCGGCACTGGCCCTTTCCTGCGAGAATGCGGCCTGTGTGCGGAACTCGGGGGCATCATCCCTCCTGAAATACGGCATGTTTGCATCCCTTATCGTCTTCGCCCTGTCAGCAGTATTCCTTGGATGA
- a CDS encoding tRNA (guanine(10)-N(2))-dimethyltransferase has protein sequence MDLQESREGSTSFFVPVQDDTTQFPPGSAAIFFNRRMELNRDITVLLLSLLEPSDYLDAMGATGIRGMRVANECGIPATINDRDPAAVELITSNIERMNIPATVTCRDVNALLSEQSFDAVDLDPFGTPAWIIDAAIRGCRRFLFVTATDTAPLCGAHLKAGIRRYGALPRNTEYHSEVGLRILLGFVVRETVKYDRGIEPVFCYAREHFVRLHLRILRGANAADESLARLGFILQCPSCQYREEQPGQFPRTAACPHCGKELRPIGPLWLGSIQREGIAETLRHLAESRELGSKKDLVKLLDTCREELPTSSFYDYHVLAKTLGCSPPNIASVLDRIRAAGYAVSRTHFSGYGIKTEAPLQVILDAISARQ, from the coding sequence ATGGATTTACAGGAGTCAAGGGAAGGAAGCACATCGTTTTTTGTCCCGGTACAGGACGATACGACGCAGTTTCCCCCAGGTTCGGCTGCAATCTTCTTCAACCGGAGGATGGAGCTCAACCGGGACATTACCGTCCTTCTCCTCTCCCTCCTGGAACCCTCGGACTATCTCGATGCCATGGGGGCTACCGGTATCCGGGGCATGCGGGTTGCCAATGAATGCGGTATCCCGGCTACCATCAATGACCGGGACCCGGCTGCAGTGGAGCTCATCACCAGCAACATCGAACGGATGAACATTCCCGCTACCGTCACCTGCCGGGATGTCAATGCCCTCCTCTCAGAACAGTCCTTTGATGCCGTGGACCTCGACCCATTCGGCACACCGGCCTGGATCATTGATGCAGCCATCCGGGGATGCCGGAGGTTCCTCTTTGTTACGGCAACAGACACGGCACCACTCTGCGGGGCGCACTTAAAGGCCGGGATCCGGCGGTATGGCGCCCTCCCCCGGAACACGGAGTACCACAGCGAAGTCGGCCTTCGCATTCTCCTTGGGTTCGTTGTCCGCGAGACCGTAAAGTACGACCGCGGGATCGAACCTGTTTTCTGTTACGCCCGCGAGCACTTCGTCCGGCTCCACCTCCGGATTCTCCGGGGGGCAAATGCTGCTGACGAGTCCCTTGCACGGCTCGGCTTCATCCTCCAGTGCCCCTCCTGCCAGTACCGGGAAGAGCAGCCGGGCCAGTTCCCGAGAACCGCTGCGTGCCCGCACTGTGGTAAAGAACTGAGACCGATAGGTCCGCTCTGGCTTGGCAGCATACAGAGGGAAGGGATCGCAGAAACCCTCCGGCACCTTGCGGAAAGCCGCGAGCTGGGGTCGAAAAAGGATCTGGTGAAATTACTCGACACCTGCAGGGAGGAACTCCCCACGTCAAGCTTCTATGATTATCATGTTCTTGCAAAAACGCTGGGCTGTTCCCCGCCCAACATCGCGAGCGTGCTCGACCGTATCCGGGCCGCGGGATACGCGGTAAGCCGGACCCACTTCTCGGGGTACGGCATCAAGACCGAAGCACCGCTCCAGGTAATCCTCGACGCGATCAGCGCTCGGCAATGA
- a CDS encoding GTP-binding protein produces the protein MSSLEEQIKELEDELVKTPYNKATSKHIGRVKAKIARLKDEAVNRAMKAGGGGEGYSVKKSGDATAVLVGFPSTGKSTLLNKLTGTASAVAAYAFTTLTVVPGALEHKGAKIQLLDIPGLIAGAAMGKGRGKEVIAVVRGADIVIILVDVFNERHFDVLIKELYDAGIRINVPKPDITIKKSSHGGIRLNAVGTLDLDIEEVRSILSESKMMNADILIRGNATQDDLIDALQGNRVYIPAFIAVNKVDLVDKERYLEIEHDIAKRFGSPPIMISAAAGYHTEELKDAIYDCLGFIRVYLKPYGEEADLEEPLIIRKGSTVEDVCSKLHRDFVQKFRYARIWGKSVKHPGQRVGLGHTIVDSDLLSIIAER, from the coding sequence ATGAGTAGTCTTGAGGAACAGATCAAGGAGCTTGAGGACGAGTTAGTCAAGACTCCCTATAACAAGGCTACGTCGAAGCATATCGGCAGAGTCAAGGCGAAGATCGCCCGGCTCAAAGACGAAGCAGTCAACCGCGCCATGAAAGCCGGGGGCGGCGGGGAAGGCTACTCGGTGAAAAAGTCCGGGGATGCAACTGCGGTCCTTGTCGGGTTCCCTTCCACGGGTAAGAGCACGCTGCTCAACAAGCTCACCGGCACCGCAAGTGCCGTTGCAGCCTATGCGTTCACGACACTTACCGTAGTGCCCGGCGCCCTTGAGCACAAGGGGGCAAAGATCCAGCTCCTCGATATCCCGGGACTTATTGCCGGCGCGGCCATGGGCAAGGGCCGGGGCAAGGAAGTTATCGCCGTCGTCCGTGGGGCTGACATCGTCATCATCCTCGTGGACGTCTTCAACGAGCGGCACTTCGATGTGCTCATCAAGGAACTCTACGATGCCGGCATCCGGATCAATGTTCCCAAGCCGGATATCACCATCAAGAAGTCCTCGCACGGCGGTATACGGCTCAATGCGGTAGGAACGCTCGACCTCGACATCGAGGAAGTCCGGTCGATCCTATCCGAGAGCAAGATGATGAACGCCGACATCCTGATCCGTGGCAACGCAACCCAGGACGACCTCATCGATGCGCTCCAGGGCAACCGCGTCTATATCCCGGCCTTCATTGCCGTCAACAAGGTCGATCTCGTGGACAAGGAACGGTACCTGGAGATCGAGCATGATATTGCTAAACGGTTCGGCAGCCCGCCGATCATGATCTCGGCTGCCGCGGGTTATCATACCGAAGAGCTCAAGGATGCTATCTATGACTGTCTCGGGTTCATCCGCGTCTACCTCAAACCCTATGGTGAAGAAGCGGACCTTGAAGAACCCCTGATCATCCGTAAAGGCAGCACGGTCGAGGATGTCTGCAGCAAGCTCCACCGGGACTTTGTCCAGAAATTCCGGTATGCACGTATCTGGGGAAAATCCGTCAAACATCCCGGTCAGCGCGTAGGGCTGGGCCACACGATCGTTGATTCGGATCTTTTATCGATCATTGCCGAGCGCTGA
- a CDS encoding HEAT repeat domain-containing protein yields MKDITPFIAGLAGATAKQRIAAAAALGKSGNPAAAEILGTALEDRNIPVRSEVVLALGRLDDSAAVPFLIRALDDTEPSIRAAAVAGLGRIRDPAAVAPLIACLKDRSMEVRIGAAQVLGRLGDRRALEPLHLLSNDPFSDVRDAASVAIGRLDR; encoded by the coding sequence ATGAAAGATATTACCCCATTCATTGCCGGGCTGGCCGGTGCAACGGCAAAACAACGCATAGCAGCTGCTGCTGCTCTCGGGAAGTCCGGAAACCCGGCTGCAGCAGAAATCCTCGGAACCGCACTTGAAGACCGGAACATACCCGTGCGATCAGAGGTTGTCCTTGCGCTCGGACGCCTTGACGATTCCGCAGCCGTACCGTTCCTTATCAGGGCACTTGACGATACCGAGCCGTCCATCCGGGCAGCAGCAGTTGCCGGTCTCGGGCGGATTCGCGATCCCGCAGCGGTTGCCCCCCTGATCGCCTGCCTGAAGGACAGGAGCATGGAAGTCAGGATCGGGGCAGCCCAGGTGCTGGGCAGGCTGGGGGACCGGCGGGCACTCGAACCTCTCCATCTGCTCAGCAACGATCCCTTCTCGGATGTGAGGGACGCAGCATCCGTGGCGATTGGACGGCTTGACAGATAA
- a CDS encoding phosphate-starvation-inducible PsiE family protein — MAEQHSPVEYIIKIFSIVPMIMYMIVAIMLTIIAVISIYDAGQLIVKMFETKDFANGLVGVIYALLLTITIIVLFETVTVYFRTKHVEVRALLIAGLTGMVRHILVYNVGEVNVGVLFGTVALLAVLIAGIVLVKPEQIT, encoded by the coding sequence ATGGCTGAACAACATTCACCAGTCGAATATATTATCAAAATATTTTCGATCGTTCCTATGATCATGTACATGATCGTGGCAATCATGCTCACGATCATCGCTGTCATCTCCATCTATGACGCGGGCCAGCTGATCGTCAAGATGTTTGAAACAAAGGATTTCGCCAACGGGCTCGTCGGCGTCATCTATGCCCTCCTCCTCACCATTACGATCATCGTCCTCTTTGAGACGGTCACGGTCTATTTCAGGACCAAGCACGTGGAGGTCCGGGCCCTCCTCATCGCCGGGCTCACCGGTATGGTGCGGCACATCCTGGTCTATAATGTGGGAGAAGTTAATGTCGGCGTACTCTTTGGAACCGTCGCACTCCTGGCAGTGCTTATAGCCGGGATAGTGCTCGTCAAGCCCGAGCAGATCACGTAA
- a CDS encoding ABC transporter ATP-binding protein, translated as MPDIIAAADLGKTYGNVIAVAGIRFTVRKGEIFGFLGPNGAGKTTTMKMITCISPRTSGTLSVFGMDPDKSPAEIKQRLGVVPQETNLDPDFSCYGNLFTYSRYFDIPAGAAGKKADELLEFVQLQEKRDVSVEKLSGGMKRRLILARALVNSPDLLILDEPTIGLDPQARHLIWEKLRLLQAQGNTIVLTTHYLDEAARLCDRLVIMDNGKILVEGAPADLVREHVGEEIVEVEKTPETLACIEGMQIPFETFGDTIQIATGSAREVVRLLFDRCQPKKVLTRPATLEDVFLKLTGRTLRE; from the coding sequence ATGCCGGATATTATCGCTGCAGCAGATCTGGGGAAGACCTACGGGAACGTAATCGCGGTTGCCGGCATCCGTTTTACCGTGAGAAAAGGTGAGATCTTCGGGTTCCTCGGGCCGAACGGGGCGGGCAAGACCACGACAATGAAGATGATCACCTGCATCTCGCCCAGGACTTCCGGCACGCTCTCGGTATTCGGCATGGACCCGGACAAGAGCCCTGCCGAGATCAAGCAGAGGCTGGGGGTTGTCCCGCAGGAGACCAACCTGGACCCGGATTTTTCCTGCTATGGCAATCTCTTCACCTACTCGCGCTATTTCGATATTCCTGCCGGTGCCGCGGGCAAAAAAGCCGACGAACTGCTGGAGTTCGTCCAGCTGCAGGAGAAGCGGGACGTGTCAGTCGAAAAACTCTCGGGGGGGATGAAACGCCGCCTGATCCTTGCCCGGGCGCTTGTCAACAGCCCCGACCTGCTCATCCTCGACGAGCCGACAATCGGCCTCGACCCCCAGGCCCGCCACCTGATCTGGGAAAAACTCAGGCTCCTGCAGGCACAGGGAAACACCATTGTTCTCACTACCCATTACCTGGACGAAGCGGCCCGGCTCTGCGACCGGCTCGTGATCATGGACAACGGGAAGATCCTCGTGGAAGGGGCCCCGGCTGACCTGGTGAGGGAACATGTGGGGGAGGAGATCGTGGAAGTGGAGAAGACACCCGAAACACTCGCCTGCATTGAAGGGATGCAGATTCCCTTCGAAACCTTTGGCGATACGATCCAGATTGCCACCGGATCCGCCCGCGAGGTGGTCCGGCTCCTCTTCGACCGGTGCCAGCCAAAGAAAGTACTCACCCGCCCGGCAACGCTTGAAGACGTATTCCTGAAACTGACCGGGAGGACGCTCCGGGAATGA
- a CDS encoding ABC transporter permease: protein MTSSFSVPRITWRAGKVWHRNFEVFLRTWKVNFFPPFIEAFLYLFAIGLGIGSYIGVIEGVPYVNYIAPAILAIAVMNSAFFECTYGSYVRMYYQKSFDAMIATPLSIEDVIAGEILWGATRSVMYVTIMLPVLAGFGVISLPASLLAIPLAFLGGLMFAGIGMCFTAITPGIDTLNYPSFLFITPMSLFSGTFFPLSLLPAALQYSALAVLPLTHIVAIMRMLTIPSFSWILLLHLAWILLVTVIVCILSINLMKKRLIV from the coding sequence ATGACATCCTCCTTTTCCGTACCCCGGATAACATGGCGTGCAGGCAAGGTCTGGCACCGTAATTTCGAAGTTTTCTTAAGAACATGGAAAGTGAACTTCTTCCCCCCGTTCATCGAAGCCTTCCTCTACCTCTTTGCCATTGGCCTTGGAATCGGGAGCTATATTGGCGTTATCGAGGGCGTACCGTACGTGAATTATATTGCACCGGCTATTCTTGCCATCGCGGTGATGAACTCGGCATTCTTCGAATGCACGTACGGTTCGTACGTGCGGATGTATTACCAGAAAAGTTTCGATGCCATGATCGCAACGCCGCTCTCGATTGAGGACGTTATTGCCGGCGAGATCCTCTGGGGGGCGACCCGGAGCGTGATGTACGTCACGATCATGCTCCCGGTCCTTGCAGGGTTTGGCGTCATCTCCCTTCCGGCATCCCTCCTCGCCATCCCGCTCGCCTTCCTCGGGGGGCTGATGTTTGCCGGCATCGGGATGTGCTTCACCGCGATAACGCCCGGGATCGATACGCTCAATTACCCGTCGTTCCTCTTCATCACCCCGATGTCGCTCTTCTCCGGGACATTCTTCCCGCTCTCGCTCCTGCCGGCAGCTCTCCAGTATAGTGCGCTGGCAGTCCTCCCGCTCACCCACATCGTTGCAATCATGCGGATGCTCACCATCCCCTCATTCTCGTGGATCCTGCTCCTTCATCTCGCGTGGATTCTCCTTGTCACGGTAATCGTCTGCATCCTCTCCATCAACCTGATGAAAAAGCGTCTGATTGTGTGA
- a CDS encoding HemK2/MTQ2 family protein methyltransferase, protein MSHDPAQVYQPEADTFLLLRAALSEVRPTDQVLEIGTGSGTIAAGLPEPARIITTDINPHAAACAREKGLEVIRTDLFAGICGSFDLILFNPPYLPTLPEERIDDWLEYALDGGITGREAIRRFAEGAGRLLAPGGRILLLISSLTGLAEVSAIFETHGYRVSAVAEEPIEDEILYVLRITRPH, encoded by the coding sequence ATGTCCCACGATCCTGCCCAGGTCTACCAACCGGAAGCCGACACCTTCCTCCTCCTCAGGGCAGCGTTGTCTGAAGTCAGGCCCACCGATCAGGTACTGGAGATCGGCACCGGTTCGGGAACCATTGCCGCAGGTCTCCCGGAACCCGCCCGGATCATTACTACCGATATCAATCCGCATGCCGCGGCATGTGCCCGGGAAAAGGGCCTTGAAGTAATACGGACCGATCTTTTTGCCGGTATCTGCGGATCCTTCGACCTGATCCTTTTCAATCCGCCCTATCTCCCCACGCTGCCGGAGGAGCGGATCGACGACTGGCTGGAGTACGCACTGGACGGGGGAATAACCGGGCGAGAGGCCATCCGGCGTTTTGCCGAAGGTGCCGGGAGGCTCCTTGCACCGGGGGGCAGGATTCTCCTTCTCATCTCATCGCTCACCGGCCTTGCCGAAGTCAGTGCAATCTTCGAAACGCACGGCTACCGGGTTTCAGCTGTTGCAGAAGAACCCATTGAGGACGAGATATTGTACGTCCTGCGGATAACCCGCCCGCACTGA
- the thiC gene encoding phosphomethylpyrimidine synthase ThiC has translation MRTLVEYAKKGTITPRMELTAEAEGIDPKILCEHIASGRAVIMQRGKRLTGIGKDLRTKVNVNLGTSTDKVSLEDELEKARIAETFGADTISDLSMGGDITAIRAAILAHTTLPLTTVPIYQAVVDHGFKDMTADDILGTLRMQAEEGISSCVIHCVSRAMLDLYKKKKRILGLVSKGGSITSAFMLKNQCENPYIEHFDEVLSICRNNDIVLSLGNTARSGCIHDRRDPMQREEIRENALLAARAHDAGVQVIIEGCGGHIRSDRIARYIREYRRASPFPLFVAGPLPTDIGAGYDHIAGAVGGSAASAAGADYLCYITPAEHLGLPGPAAVKEGLIAFRIAAHIGDSVKYGRDREDKKVARLRAALDREGQIHCAIDPARARELSDGEKECTMCGEFCAIKIMREF, from the coding sequence ATGCGGACACTGGTTGAATATGCAAAAAAGGGAACGATTACACCCCGGATGGAATTAACCGCAGAGGCCGAGGGGATCGATCCGAAGATCCTCTGCGAACATATTGCATCCGGCCGGGCCGTGATCATGCAGCGCGGGAAGCGGTTGACCGGTATTGGGAAGGATCTCCGCACCAAGGTCAATGTCAACCTGGGCACATCCACGGATAAAGTGAGCCTTGAGGATGAACTGGAGAAAGCCCGCATTGCCGAAACGTTCGGGGCCGATACCATCAGCGACCTCTCGATGGGCGGGGACATCACGGCCATCCGGGCCGCAATCCTCGCCCACACCACCCTTCCGCTCACCACCGTTCCCATCTACCAGGCGGTTGTGGATCACGGGTTTAAGGATATGACGGCAGACGATATTCTCGGCACGCTCCGCATGCAGGCAGAGGAGGGCATCAGCTCCTGCGTAATCCACTGCGTCAGCCGTGCCATGCTCGATCTCTACAAAAAGAAGAAGCGGATCCTGGGCCTGGTCTCAAAAGGCGGCTCTATCACCAGTGCGTTCATGCTCAAAAACCAGTGCGAGAATCCCTATATCGAGCACTTCGATGAGGTCCTGTCCATCTGCAGGAACAACGATATCGTCCTCTCACTGGGGAACACTGCCCGGAGCGGGTGCATCCATGACCGCCGGGACCCCATGCAGCGCGAGGAGATACGCGAAAATGCCCTGCTGGCAGCACGGGCCCATGACGCAGGAGTCCAGGTCATCATCGAGGGGTGCGGCGGCCACATCCGCAGCGACCGGATCGCCCGGTACATCCGGGAGTACCGGAGAGCTTCCCCGTTCCCGCTCTTTGTTGCCGGTCCGCTGCCAACGGATATCGGTGCCGGTTACGACCACATTGCAGGGGCAGTCGGTGGGAGTGCGGCAAGCGCAGCCGGGGCGGATTATCTCTGTTATATTACCCCGGCTGAACATCTCGGGCTTCCCGGACCGGCCGCCGTCAAGGAGGGACTTATCGCGTTCCGGATAGCTGCCCATATCGGGGATTCCGTGAAATATGGCCGTGACAGGGAGGACAAAAAAGTTGCACGGCTCCGGGCCGCCCTCGACCGCGAAGGCCAGATTCACTGTGCCATTGATCCCGCAAGAGCCCGGGAACTCTCCGACGGGGAGAAAGAGTGCACGATGTGCGGGGAGTTCTGCGCGATAAAGATCATGCGGGAATTCTAG
- a CDS encoding DUF1848 domain-containing protein has translation MRWKGWEHHPLEIAGPGPAPGTITVDAIAPLIVSASRSTDIPAFYGNWFMARLKAGYVKWKSPFGGSPVYVSFAKTRLFVFWSKNPAPFLPHLETLDRMGCGYYFLYTLNDYDAEGLEPRVPPVDERIETFIRLSRRIGKGRVVWRFDPLVLSEQITVGDLLEKIRFIGDRIAPYTRRLVFSFVDIAKYRKVRRNLQGQGFTGVREFTENERVEFCEGLAELNQRWGLEISACGEKGDLSLYGIAKGQCISYSLITEEFPADGALMSFLRPEGQQALTGTVDPSVFARRLKDPGQRNACSCIVSKDIGQYSTCMHLCAYCYANTSVTAAAANYERYCDDARQGIFHDSITG, from the coding sequence ATGCGATGGAAGGGCTGGGAACATCACCCGCTGGAAATTGCCGGCCCTGGCCCGGCACCGGGGACGATAACGGTTGATGCTATCGCCCCCCTCATCGTCTCTGCCAGCCGTTCCACGGATATCCCGGCTTTCTATGGCAACTGGTTCATGGCCCGGCTCAAGGCAGGGTACGTGAAATGGAAGAGCCCGTTTGGCGGGAGCCCGGTTTACGTCTCGTTTGCAAAGACCCGGCTCTTCGTATTCTGGTCAAAAAACCCTGCACCGTTTCTCCCCCACCTGGAAACCCTTGACCGGATGGGCTGTGGCTATTACTTCCTTTACACGCTCAATGATTACGATGCCGAAGGGCTCGAACCCCGGGTCCCCCCGGTGGATGAACGCATTGAAACCTTTATCCGGCTGTCCCGGCGGATTGGGAAAGGACGGGTTGTCTGGCGGTTCGACCCCCTTGTCCTGTCAGAGCAGATCACGGTGGGCGACCTGCTCGAAAAGATCCGGTTCATTGGCGACCGGATTGCCCCGTATACACGAAGGCTGGTCTTCAGTTTTGTCGATATCGCGAAATACCGGAAAGTCCGGCGGAACCTGCAGGGACAGGGATTTACCGGTGTCCGGGAATTCACGGAGAACGAACGCGTGGAGTTCTGCGAAGGTCTCGCTGAACTCAACCAGCGCTGGGGCCTTGAGATCTCAGCCTGCGGGGAGAAGGGGGATCTCTCCCTGTATGGGATAGCGAAAGGACAATGCATCAGTTATTCCCTGATCACCGAAGAATTCCCCGCTGATGGAGCACTGATGAGTTTCCTCCGGCCGGAAGGCCAGCAGGCGCTCACCGGGACCGTTGATCCATCCGTCTTTGCCAGGCGTTTGAAAGACCCGGGGCAGCGGAACGCGTGCAGCTGTATTGTTTCAAAAGATATCGGGCAGTACTCCACCTGCATGCACCTGTGCGCTTACTGCTATGCAAACACCTCGGTCACGGCGGCAGCCGCGAACTATGAGCGGTACTGCGACGATGCCCGGCAGGGCATCTTTCATGACTCCATAACCGGCTGA
- the rsmA gene encoding 16S rRNA (adenine(1518)-N(6)/adenine(1519)-N(6))-dimethyltransferase RsmA has translation MKAHNDQHFLIDQHAIDRIADLADVSGKKVLEIGPGNGALTRALLDRGARVHAIELDGRLCEELADTFSEEITSGQFTLQHGDATKCPIPPFEISVSNLPYSASSKITFRLLDIGFEVAVLMYQTEFAERMVARAGTKDCGRLSIMVQTYAAVQTCFRLPPQSFSPRPEVNSTVVKIFPRDPIFFINDRRLYADVVRALFSHRRKTVRNCLKGSVGSMLSAVWVERVLKELPAEILSSRPEALYLEDFATIANIP, from the coding sequence ATGAAAGCGCACAACGACCAGCACTTCCTCATAGACCAGCACGCAATCGATCGTATTGCGGATCTTGCTGATGTGAGCGGGAAAAAAGTGCTTGAGATCGGGCCGGGGAACGGGGCACTTACCCGTGCCCTGCTCGATCGGGGTGCACGGGTACACGCAATCGAACTCGATGGCAGGCTCTGCGAAGAGCTTGCCGATACTTTTTCTGAAGAGATCACATCAGGGCAGTTCACGCTCCAGCATGGGGATGCGACTAAATGCCCTATTCCCCCGTTCGAGATCTCGGTCTCCAACCTTCCCTATTCCGCCTCTTCCAAGATCACGTTCCGGCTGCTCGATATCGGGTTCGAAGTAGCGGTACTGATGTACCAGACCGAGTTTGCCGAACGGATGGTTGCCCGTGCCGGGACCAAAGACTGCGGACGGCTCTCCATCATGGTCCAGACCTATGCAGCGGTCCAGACCTGCTTCCGGCTGCCCCCCCAGAGTTTCTCGCCAAGGCCTGAGGTCAACTCTACCGTGGTCAAGATCTTTCCCCGGGACCCGATCTTCTTCATCAATGACCGCAGGCTGTATGCCGACGTGGTCAGGGCACTTTTCTCCCACCGGAGAAAGACCGTGAGGAACTGCCTGAAAGGCTCCGTTGGCAGCATGCTCTCCGCGGTCTGGGTGGAGCGGGTATTGAAGGAACTGCCTGCCGAGATCCTCTCGAGTCGTCCCGAAGCATTGTATCTCGAGGATTTTGCCACGATTGCAAATATTCCATAA